The Syntrophorhabdaceae bacterium sequence TACTCTTTTTTTTCTGTTATATCCCTCAGTGTCTCCATGGCACCTATTAAGTGGCCTTTTTCATCCCTTATGGGCGATGCCATGACCATTACATACTTACCTTTTCCGTTGATAGAAGGGATATATGTTTCACCGTATAGGATATCGTCCTTTTTTATGATATCTTTGAAGTATACTTGATAATTTACTTTATCATCGAAGATAAGTTCTGCAAAGAGCGGCCTTCTTTCTCCATAAACTATATAAGAATAGTCTCTACAATCTTTACCTATTATGTCATCCCTTGACACACCCAAGACCTTCTCTAATGCCTTGTTACAGGCAATCACCCTTTTATTGTTATCAATGGCAAAGGTGGGCTCTGTGATAAAATCTATGATCTTGATGAGTATGTCCTTGTCCATAGGGTCCTACTTGCTGATTCAATAAGTGACTTATAACACTATTTCATGGAATTTTCAACATAAGGGTTGTTTCAAATCTATACACCCTGTTGCATATATGGACATTTCTTATTCTGCCTTTCATATGCACAATTCTTTTCACATGGCTCTATATGGATGTGAACTTCACTATCCACAAGACTTGAAGAGATATCATGCTTCAATAACCTTGATATATTATGCGCCTGTTTTAGGGTAATTGTTTGAGGTATCACAAGAAATATATCGACAAATTTCTTCCTTCCTGCGGTTCTTGTCCTTAAATCCTTAAAACTACAGTATCTGTGATAATGTTTTGCAAGCGCCTTGATTACATCCATTTGGCTTGCCTCTTCAATGGATGCATCAAGGAGTTTCATAAAAGCCTCTTTTAATATCCTAAAAGATGGCAGAGCTATAAAAATGCTTACAAAGATGGTTGCCAGAGGGTCGATATAATATGCAAGCCTCACAAAACCCCCATAATTGGCAATCAGTAAAAGACAGAAAGATATGGAAATGGCCAGGGAGATGAAGCCCTCAAGGCGAAAATGTATTCCCTCTGCTTTTAATGCAGGCGACCCGTATTTGCCGGCAAGCTTTAGTATAAATTCTGCACCCCAGAAGTTTATCCCTATACCTATTATGCTTGCCACAAGACCCACAAAAGGTGCATGAACTTGTCCTGGCCTTATTATGTTCATAATTCCCTGAAATGACATGGCAATGGCAAGCCCAATGAGTATTATCCCTTCTATTGCCTCGGCAACATTCTCTATTTTACTGTAACCGTAATTATGGAAATGATCTGCTGGTCTCTCTGATATCTTCATAACATAATAAAGAAATACAGAGACACTTAGGGAAATAAGCGATATACCTAAATCTGCGGCAATTGCCAGTGAATTGACAATAACAAGGGCAATTGCCTTTATGACAAAAAGTACTATATTTGAAAAAAGGCTTACCCTTACGGCAAGCATTAAACCACTTTTATCTTCAGCCATGGTGGTATTATACATCTTTTAAGGGCCATTAAAAAGCCAAAAAGGTCCTTTTATATCAGGATCTTTTATGGGCTTCAATGGCAGATACCACTGCTGCGCCAATCCCTGAACCGTCATGGGTGAGTTTAAGTGTGATCTTTTTTGCTAAATCACCGAAGATCTCTTCCAGCATAGACTGCATATTTTCTTTATATCCAGGATATTTTTCAAATAATGAACCATCTATGGCAATATGGTGATGATTATGAAGGCGAGGGTCAATCCATTGGACTACTGCTGCAATGGCTGTTGCAGCTATTCTTGCAGACCTTTCAGATACAATGCAGGCAATCTCTCTAATTATCTCTCTATCAGTGTCAGATATATGGATCCCTGATTTTTTAAATATATCACTACCAGACGATAGATGCGATAACTGTTCTGTTGTAAAGCTATAGGGTTCTGTAAGTATAGACTGTAATCCCATTGATAAAATATATCCCTTTTCTATCATATGGATTACTACGATTTTCGCAATCTCACCGAGATACAGGCCCGACACCATCTTCTCCAGCCTCTGTTCCCCTGGATTCTGGGAATTTTTATCCACAGTCTCATCATAGATATTCCTTTCAAGCCTGTCAAAACCACCCCATTCTATATTTATAAACATCTCATCTGAGCTAAAAGGATCTTTCAATTTCTTTATATTCTTTATTTTTTCAGAGTAACATGCATTCGTCCCTGTGCCGAGTATGACGCCCATATGGCATAATGGATCCATATAGCTTCCTGCTGCCAATGTCCCTACTGTATCATTTAAAATAGCCGAGATATGGATAGACTCCATTTTGTTTCTGATAAGTGCATCGTTTAAAAGCCCAACCACATCCCTTCCCTCTACACCGGATACAGAGAAACCCTTTGTCCATGATATGAGAACACCCCTATCTATGGACGATTGAATAACAGGGAATGAAAATGTAAAGCCGAGATCGAATCTCTCCTGGGCAATATGATTCTCTTTTAAAAATGCCTCTATACACCTTGAAATAAAATCAAAGAACATATTACCTGTGCCTGTCATAACCTCATCGCTTATGGCAAATCGACTCACTCCAACAGTCTCTATAATACCATCACCTAAAAGCCTAACAGCCAAAACCCTTAGGTTGGTCCCACCCAGGTCTATGGCAAGAAAAGTCCCCTTTTCTGTGCCTTTGGGGGGGCACACAAAAGAAGGCAGCATCTTAAGGGAACTCTTTTCCCCTGCCAGCCCCATCTCCATCTCTTTATGGAAGTAGTGTATCATCTCAAGGGCTTGGTGTATATTTAGAGAAAATTCATTTTTTACATCTCTTAGAAACACCTCGTATTTATCATTCATATCTTCTCCTGCTTAACCATATATAATCCATTTAAAAAATCATCAGGCCTAAAAAAATATTATGTCTTATACAGGAGCGACTCTATTGCCCAGCCAATCCTTGATATGAAACTTCTTTTTCTTGAGCCCCTTCTCATGGATTCTAATAGGGCTCTACCTGCCAGCCTCTCGTAAGTCCTCAAAAAAAGTATCTTTTCGTTTCCATCAAGCCTCAATTTGCCTTTTTTTTCCATCTTTTCTATATATCTATTTAACCTCCAGAACATCTTTTCCATATCCCCTGCCTTTATTGTTTTTTTTACTGCCCTGTCAAAATCCATAAGAAGGACATCATAAAGCCCTGCCTGTCCTATAGAGGGGGTATTAACCTTTACAAGGATATTGTCAAGATGAAGGTCTGGGTGGTATATACCTGCAGATTCCAGCATAAAGAAAAGGATGGCGAGCTTTTTCGCCATCCTCATTCTCGTTTTCCTTTGGGCATGAGAGAGGAATTCGAGGAGGTTTTCTGTGTTATCCTCAAATATGGTGAGGATGTAGAGCCTTTTGAAAAAACCGTTCCTTTCCTCTATGACGGATACAGGTCTTACAGCCGGGATACCTGAAGAAAAAAGGTATAAAAGGACCTCCATCTCTTGGATTGCCCTTTTTTTACTAATGAAGAAATCTCCTGTGAACTTCCTTAATAAACCACCATGTCTATACTGCCTGCAGGCAATCTTTATATTGTTTACATAGAAGATTTTTATGCCTGCCCTGCCTTTTTTTATAGAAACAGGTGTATTCTCAAGCCCTTTTATGAGGTCTATAACATCATACCCTTCAGAACTTAGATAAACCCTATATCTGCCCGATTCAATACTTTTTAAAACCAACACCAAACTCTACTTCTTTTCCTTTTTTGCCTTTGCCTCCATCTCCTCTTCTGCCTCTTTTTCCATCTTTAATAGCCTTGTATAATAATCAGGTATCTCCTCAAGATGGTCTGTGGCAATCTCAAGGGCCGTCATCTTGTTGTTTGTATGTTCAAGCTCTACCTTGATGCCCATTAAAAGCTGTTCTAAATCATATTTGGTAATGGGTTGGCCATCTGCCCTACCGCCTTTTAATCTTCCTTTAAACTTGGCAATGTCGATGTTATATTCCTTTTTTATTGCCTTTCTATATTCCTCAAATTTTGCAGGGTCTTCTTTGACTGCCCAACCAATACCAATAAAAAAAGATAGGGAAATAATGGTTAATAGACAGAAAAAAAGTATTCTTTTCATGATTAACCTCCGTTTTGTTTGTTTTGAATATTTCATTGTTGCCAATATAATGATCACATATTTAAAAATCAAGATCTTAAATCTAAGTAGAATCCTCAAGCATCTTGGCAACTCGTTCTGAAATCCACCCTTCTCTTTCCCCAAACCACTTTATCTTATACCAGTTTTCACCTTTCTTATCTTTCTTTTCTTCCAAGATCTCTATAGATTGTCCCTTAAAAATCATCCCAACCCTTTGAGAAACTATATCTGGTGCACTTCTTATATTTGCCCCTTCTTTTATTATTATAGCCTTTTTAAATGTAGCAGGTTTTTCTTTTATCTTTTTCTGTTCATCCACAATTGGTTTATTCGATATCTCCTTTTGTATTTCAGATATTTTTGCTGAAATCTCTATATCTTTTTTATTAGCCGCTATATACTTATTATTATGGGAACCAAAAAGATAATGATAACCTGCTCCACCTGCAATGAACATAGTTACACAAAAAAGGATAATAAAAAAAGGCCTGACTTTGTATCCATATTTATTTTGTTGAACATCTGAAGAATAATCCTTTGTGGTTGCTTTTAAATCCCTTGTTTTTACTGATTCATTAGAGATTTTAGGTGCCCTAATTTTATCAAATGAAATTTTTTTATTTTCCCTTTCTTGTGATATGTATGGAAGGCTTTCTCCCCTCCCTGACATTACATGTAGTGCCTTTGTCATCTCCTTAAAACCAATCACACCTGCACGGTCAGTATATCCGATTAAGAGAGCAAGATCAGCAAGAGCGATAATGGTTCTCGGTGAACCTTTTGCAAATCTATGGATCATCTCAAAGGCATCTTCAGAGAAGATTCGTCTTTCACTGTTCATACCTGCCTGTCTTAATCTAAATTTTATCATCTCTCTTGTTTCTTCTAATCTTAAAGGGACAAAATAATAACGGATAGGGAGTCTTTGCCAGAACTCTGGGAGCCTCTTTATTTCCTCCCAGAGAGGTCTCTGGCCGGATAATATAAATGTATGTAAATATTCATTTTCATGGGTTAGGTTAATAAGAACCCTTAACTCCTGGAGGATGTCGTAAGCACCACAGAGCATCTGGCCTTCATCTACTACTATTATTGCCTTGCCTTCCATTTTCTTTACTTCTATAAGGGAGTCTTTTAGCACAAGAATATTTTTAAGTTTGTCCTCATGAGATCTATAACCTGCGATAGCGCCTGCTATAAAGGATATCATTTGCGCAGGGTCTAATGTGGGATGGTCAACAAGGGCATAACGAAATGCCTCTCCGTATTGAGCCTTCAACTCCTCTATCAATTTGAGTATTATAGTTGTCTTTCCAAGTCCAGCGTCTTCTGAAACAATAAGGGCACCGCCCTTGTGTGTATTAACGGCATATTTTAATCTCTCAAGGCATTCATAGTATTGACCTGCCATATACATCATATGGCTGTCAGGTGCCATAAGAAATGGGTGGCTCTCAAGACCCCAATATTCTATATATGCCTCTTTCATGGTTTGCACTGTCTACAGGGCGTATAACCTATACGTATGGCATCTGTTCTACTTTTGAATATTATCCTATTTTTATCCGATATCTTTTTTGCAAGAGGGCAATCAGGCCTATGGATTATATATGTCCTCTTGTTTCCTATATAGGTCGTCTCTGTATCCTTCTTGTCTTTCTGCCAGAGACCTCTTTCCTCATCCATGGCCTTTTGCTGGTATGTAAGGAGCAGGTCTTTATATTTCAGATTTGGGGGTTTGACTTGTACCCTGGCATATCCAAGCCTTACAAGCTCACCATTAACAAATGTCTTTTTCACAAAGACATAAGCAAGTAACCTGCCATATTGGTCTTTTTTCTCCACATCGAATTCAAGGGTTACCTTTTTAAGTAGAACCAGCCTTCTATTGAATTTGGTTGCTTCTTTTGCATAGAACTCCGGGCTTGAGTTTTTTGTCTTTAATTCTGGCGCATCAATACCTACATATCGGATGATTTCGCCTGTATCGAGTTGTATCGTATCACCGTCTATAACCTTACTTACAACGTATTCTTTTCCATATAACGGTGGTACGATAAAAAGGCCTATGAATAAGATAAAAGATAGAAATACCCTAATCATAGGCCAATTTTTACATGATTTATAATCCTTGTCAACGAGATTATTGCTTTATTCCTTCACAACCAATGCATCACCATTGATTATCCAGTTGGAACATCCCATAGCAGCAGGCAATATAAATATACCCAGGGGGATATCATACCATTGTTCTTTAATGAGGATGTTTTCAGCTGCATTGGCATTCATCTGTTTAAGCTGTTCCTGTATGGATGGAATGAGTATATTCTGTGTTATAGATTCACCTTTATAGAAACCGCAACCACTTGGCTCTATATAAAATGAACCGACCTTTTGGACATTACCTTTTTTTGCTTGCTCAATAACCTGTTGTTGCGTAAATTTGTCTGAGTAAAAACCATTCTGTGTCGCAGGGCCACATGCTGTCAACAAAAAGACAATCAAAAGAGCTGCTCCATAATATTTAATCATAAAATAAACCTCCCTAAAGAATTTTTTATCCTTCCAGATTAAATTGATTGGACAGGTTATATCAAAAAATTTAGATTATTTAAACAAAAATTTGATAGGAGACCTAAAGAATGGGGTAAAATGGAAGACGAAAAAAGGTGGGGTATAGTTAACCCCACCTTGTGTGCCATACAAAATCTATTTCTTTACTGGCTCAAAGGCAAAAAATACCCTTTCTGCCATGATCGTTCCTGCCTTACCTTTTTCTAAAGGATATGCAGGCACAGAAAAGACTGCCAACTGGACCTCATCTCCCTGTTTTAATACACCTGCAGGGCAGTTTACGATTCTACTCAAAACCCTTCTCACCGGGTCAACACCAAGATCAACAACAGCATGGATAAGGGGTGATTCAAAGCCAAGGGGTACACCTCTTACCTCTTCAGAAAATACAACAATCTTTCCTTTTGTTGGTAGATCTATATATTCTAAATTTTCTGAATAACACTCAGGACAGATAACCCTGGGTGGATATGCAACATATCCGCAATCCTTACATTTTGTTGTAGTGAATCTACCCTGTTTAAGATTTTCGTAAAAGGGCCAGATCCTGTTAAATTCCTTTGATTCCAAAGGCCACATATCCATGGTTACTGGATATAGATTTTCAAGTATAGGTATTCCTACTACGGCCATATTTTCCTCCTTATTTTACTGGTTCTCTACCATAAATTAAGATAGTATGTTCTGCGTTTGCGCCACTTAGATTATGAGTAAGACCAACGTCAGCATCCTTTACCTGATGGCGTGCCCTTCCCTGAAGCTGTTTCAAAATCTCAATTGCCTGCCTGATACCTGTGGCGCCAAAGGGGTGTCCAACGGAAAGTAAACCACCGTCTGTGTTTATAGGCACTTTACCTCCAATTAATATCTGGCCTGAGCTACAAAATGCACCGCCTTCCCCCTTCTTGCAGAAACCCAATTCCTCCACCTCTATGACCTCAGAGATAGAGAAACAATCATGTGTCTGGGCAACCTTAATATCATTGGGTGTAACCTTAGCTCTTTCATAAGCCTTCTGTGCTGCCGTGCGTGTGTGTTTCCAATCAGCAAGATGGGCACCTGGGAAATTAGCAGATACGCTATTTAAGCAAACCTGGGCTGTTCCTCTTATATATACGAGGGGTCTGTCAGTAAATTTCTTGGCAATCTCATCTGTTGTAATAATACATGCTGCTGCACCATCTGTAATAGGGCAACAGTCATAGAGTGTAAGTGGTGGGACAACTATAGGTGCACTCATTGCCTCTTCGAGGGTAAGTGCCTTCTGCATCTGTGCTAAAGGGTTTGTGGCTCCATAATTATAATTTGCAACAGATACTGCTGCCAGATCTTCTTTTTTTGTCCCGTAATGCATCATATGTTCCTGGGCAGTTAGGGCAAAAAATGGAGGTGGAAGCCCCATGCCATTTGCACCATCCCAGTCATGATCTACCGATGCGAGCTCACTGTAAAATACCTCCCATTTCTGGGGTGTATATAATTTCTCACCACCTGCAACCATAACGATATCTGCTGCACCTGTTTCAACAAGTCCTTTTGCAAGGATAATACCTGTTGAGCCACCAGCACACAGCGTATCACAGCGAGTACAGATTGAAGTTGGTTTTAGCCCACATCTTTCAGCCACTACAGGTGCGGTATTTACCTGGAATGAACACCTACCTGCATAGGATGTTGCCACAATCAGACCGTCTATATCCTTTGGTTTTAGTGTGGGAATGTCATCAAGACATGCCTTTGCTGCCTCTTGAAAGAGGTCAACTATATGTGCCTCTCTCACACCCCATTTACACTGGCCACCTGCCAGTATTACTGCATTTCGAGCCATATAATCCTCCTTTAAAATTAATTCAGCTATCAGCTACAAATTTGCCTTAAGGCATTTTTTACTATTGAGCTATCTGCCTTTATAGACCGGCTTTCTCTTTTCTACAAAGGCATTAATACCTTCTCTACCATCTTCAGATGTAAAGGCTATGGAGAAACAATCCATCTCAAGGGTCAAACCTGATGCAAGGTCCATGTTCATGCCGTTATCTACACACCTCTTGATAAGTCCCAAAGCCGCCCTTGGTTTGGACGCAAGTTTCTTTGCCATGGCTATTGCCTCTTCCATGAGCTTGTCTTTAGGGACAACCTTATTTACGAGGCCTACCCTATACGCCTCCTGGGCGTCTATGTTGTCGCCTGTAAACAGCATCTCCTTTGCCTTAGTTATGCCCACAAGCCTTGGAAGTCGCTGTGTAGCCCCTGAACCAGGCATAATGCCCAGATTTATCTCAGGCAGCCCTATTATGGTATCCTCAGATGCAATCCTTATATCACAGCATAGGGCAACTTCGCATCCGCCGCCTAAGGCAAGTCCAAACATGGCTGCTATGGTAGGCTTCTCTATACCTGTGAGTTTATCAAATGTCTTCCGAGGGGCAGTCCACAAAAAATCAAGGGTCTCCACTGCTGATTTTCCCATAACATCCTTCACATCGAGTCCTGCTGCGAATGCCTTCTCTCCGCTGCCTGTTATTACTATCGCACCTACCTCATCATCCCTTTCAAATTCACATATGGCATCATAAAGTTCATGATATGACTTTACGCTTAAGGGATTCACAGGTGGTCTGTTGAGTTTTATTATACCTACAGGTGCCTGTTTTTCTAAAATCAATGTATCGTAGCCCATCAGAGCCTCCTTAAATCTTTATTACTTGCTGTAGTCATACCAGCCCTTGCCGGACTTTCTTCCAAGGCTTCCTGCCTTTACGAGATTTTTAAGTGTTAATGGGGGATCCCATTTCAATTCCTTTGGAAGATTATCATAGAAATACTGCTGGACATGGAGGTTGATATCAAGACCCGTTAAATCCATAAGTTCAAAAGGACCCATGGGGTAATTAAGACCGAGTTTTGCTGCCTTATCTATATCCTCTTTACTTGCAATACCCTGCTCATAGAGTTTGATAGCCTCAATAAAATGGGGAACCATAAGCCTGTTTACCAGAAATCCAGGCACATCAACTTTTACCTCTACTGGTTCCTTGCCAAATTTCTTTGTAAGGTCAATAGTTGCCGCCACCGTCTCATCGCTGGTCTGCATGCCCCTTATAACCTCTACAAGCCTCATGAGGGGAACAGGGTTGAAAAAGTGCATACCTACTACCTTATCCGGTCTCTTTGTTGCAGTAGCTATCTCTGTGAGAGACATGGAAGATGTATTGGATGAAAGTATTACATCCTTTTTTGTAATCTCATCGAGTTCTGCAAAGACCTTTTTCTTAATATCCATTACCTCTACAACCACCTCTACCACAAAATCTGCATCCTTCATGGCACCCATATCTGTTGTGCCTTTGATCCTTCCCATAATGGCAGATTTCTGTTCTGCGGTCATCTTTCCTTTTTCCACTGTTTTTGAGAGGAATTTATCGATGTTTTTTAAACCACCCTCCACGAACCTGTCCTCGATATCTCTCATTATAACATTATAGCCTGCCATTGCTGCTACCTGGGCAATACCATTGCCCATAACACCGGCGCCTAATACCCCGACTGTCTTTATTTCCATAACTTCCCTCCTTAAGTTGATTAATTAAATTTTTCACATGTAGGCTATATATAACTATTATTATCTATGGTATGTCAACAATTTTATTAAATTTTTAAAGCGATATCTCCTGAATAAAGGCCTTCAATTTACCTTTATAAAAAAACACATGCTAAGCTCTACTCCTATCCTTAAAGGAATACAAATCATTTTACTGATGAAAGACTTTGGGCAATATGCGCTACCCTTGTTCTAAGATTTAAAAGGTATGCCTTTTCAGGCTGTTTAGGGCCTGGGTTTGTATCATACTCCATAGCTTTTACGATCTCTACAACGCGGTCAACGGACCCACCTTCTTCTTTAAGAAAGCTTATAACATTATCCCTGAAACGCTGAGCAGACTTCAAAGATTCGTCAAGATGCCTTCTTACATCATCACCTGTAAACACAAAATGATGTCCCTGACATAAGACATCTATATCAAGCATTGAAAGACGTTTAAGAGATGTAATATATTTTTCAAAATCCACAAGAAATTCGGTGACAATATGACCTGTCTGACTCCTGCAACCCGTTGACTCTGTGGCTATAAGTATCTTTTTCTCAGGTATATAATAGCTCAACATATCCCTTGTATGACCTGGGGTCTCGAATACCTGCACTGTTATTCCATGGCATACATATATCCTATCCATGTCTTTTAATGTCATATCTATAGAGAAAGGTTCAAAATAATCCTGAAGGAGCATTTTTTTATCCACGTTTTCCATGGATGAAATTATGCCATAGGCATTTTTACTTAGGGAACTCATAAGACTCTGGGCATTAGGTCTCTGTATTATCTCTGCAGCCCTTTGAGAAGCAGCAACCCTTATGCTTGGAAAAGCCTTCCTAAGATATGATGTGGCTCCACAGTGGTCATAGTGGACATGGGTGATAAAAAGATATTGTGGCATTTTATTCTCGATCACCTGCCTGATATCAGCTTCATAGATCCTTGCCATGCAGTGAAATCCCGACTCAAAGATGACAGGGACATCTCCATCTATAAGATACGCAGGTGACCAGGCAAAACCTGTTACATAAAGATTGTTTTCAATATATCCCTTACCGCTAAAAATCATAAATGATAGCCGTCTTTAAATTATAATCAAGCATGTCCTGCACCGCAAGTTTTTTCTATGTCATAAGCTTTTAAAAAGCCCCTATATTTTTAAAAATTAAGCTTGACATAAAAAACTACCTTTTGTTATTATTAGTTGTTTTAGTTTGTTAATTGTTTCACATTCTTTTCGAAAGGAGAGTAAGATATGGATTTTAAAATTTCTGATGAATTAGAATCAATGCGTAAAATGGCTTATGAGTTCGCAATCAAGAACATTAAGCCTACCATGGAAGAGGATGAAAAAGAGCACAAATTCCGTCCAGAGATTATGAAAAAGATGGGTGATCAGGGTATGTTTGCATGCCTCGCACCTGAGAAATTTGGCGGGCTTGAACTTCCAGAAGGACATATGGCTGCAACTCTAATGGCTATAGAGGTAGCCCGTGTAAGCCCATCATGGGGTTTACCATTTAACCTTCAGATGAACGGT is a genomic window containing:
- a CDS encoding enoyl-CoA hydratase-related protein; this translates as MGYDTLILEKQAPVGIIKLNRPPVNPLSVKSYHELYDAICEFERDDEVGAIVITGSGEKAFAAGLDVKDVMGKSAVETLDFLWTAPRKTFDKLTGIEKPTIAAMFGLALGGGCEVALCCDIRIASEDTIIGLPEINLGIMPGSGATQRLPRLVGITKAKEMLFTGDNIDAQEAYRVGLVNKVVPKDKLMEEAIAMAKKLASKPRAALGLIKRCVDNGMNMDLASGLTLEMDCFSIAFTSEDGREGINAFVEKRKPVYKGR
- a CDS encoding cation diffusion facilitator family transporter gives rise to the protein MAEDKSGLMLAVRVSLFSNIVLFVIKAIALVIVNSLAIAADLGISLISLSVSVFLYYVMKISERPADHFHNYGYSKIENVAEAIEGIILIGLAIAMSFQGIMNIIRPGQVHAPFVGLVASIIGIGINFWGAEFILKLAGKYGSPALKAEGIHFRLEGFISLAISISFCLLLIANYGGFVRLAYYIDPLATIFVSIFIALPSFRILKEAFMKLLDASIEEASQMDVIKALAKHYHRYCSFKDLRTRTAGRKKFVDIFLVIPQTITLKQAHNISRLLKHDISSSLVDSEVHIHIEPCEKNCAYERQNKKCPYMQQGV
- a CDS encoding SH3 domain-containing protein; this translates as MKEAYIEYWGLESHPFLMAPDSHMMYMAGQYYECLERLKYAVNTHKGGALIVSEDAGLGKTTIILKLIEELKAQYGEAFRYALVDHPTLDPAQMISFIAGAIAGYRSHEDKLKNILVLKDSLIEVKKMEGKAIIVVDEGQMLCGAYDILQELRVLINLTHENEYLHTFILSGQRPLWEEIKRLPEFWQRLPIRYYFVPLRLEETREMIKFRLRQAGMNSERRIFSEDAFEMIHRFAKGSPRTIIALADLALLIGYTDRAGVIGFKEMTKALHVMSGRGESLPYISQERENKKISFDKIRAPKISNESVKTRDLKATTKDYSSDVQQNKYGYKVRPFFIILFCVTMFIAGGAGYHYLFGSHNNKYIAANKKDIEISAKISEIQKEISNKPIVDEQKKIKEKPATFKKAIIIKEGANIRSAPDIVSQRVGMIFKGQSIEILEEKKDKKGENWYKIKWFGEREGWISERVAKMLEDST
- a CDS encoding thiolase family protein — encoded protein: MARNAVILAGGQCKWGVREAHIVDLFQEAAKACLDDIPTLKPKDIDGLIVATSYAGRCSFQVNTAPVVAERCGLKPTSICTRCDTLCAGGSTGIILAKGLVETGAADIVMVAGGEKLYTPQKWEVFYSELASVDHDWDGANGMGLPPPFFALTAQEHMMHYGTKKEDLAAVSVANYNYGATNPLAQMQKALTLEEAMSAPIVVPPLTLYDCCPITDGAAACIITTDEIAKKFTDRPLVYIRGTAQVCLNSVSANFPGAHLADWKHTRTAAQKAYERAKVTPNDIKVAQTHDCFSISEVIEVEELGFCKKGEGGAFCSSGQILIGGKVPINTDGGLLSVGHPFGATGIRQAIEILKQLQGRARHQVKDADVGLTHNLSGANAEHTILIYGREPVK
- a CDS encoding thermonuclease family protein, coding for MIRVFLSFILFIGLFIVPPLYGKEYVVSKVIDGDTIQLDTGEIIRYVGIDAPELKTKNSSPEFYAKEATKFNRRLVLLKKVTLEFDVEKKDQYGRLLAYVFVKKTFVNGELVRLGYARVQVKPPNLKYKDLLLTYQQKAMDEERGLWQKDKKDTETTYIGNKRTYIIHRPDCPLAKKISDKNRIIFKSRTDAIRIGYTPCRQCKP
- a CDS encoding zinc ribbon domain-containing protein; its protein translation is MAVVGIPILENLYPVTMDMWPLESKEFNRIWPFYENLKQGRFTTTKCKDCGYVAYPPRVICPECYSENLEYIDLPTKGKIVVFSEEVRGVPLGFESPLIHAVVDLGVDPVRRVLSRIVNCPAGVLKQGDEVQLAVFSVPAYPLEKGKAGTIMAERVFFAFEPVKK
- a CDS encoding 3-hydroxyacyl-CoA dehydrogenase NAD-binding domain-containing protein, which codes for MEIKTVGVLGAGVMGNGIAQVAAMAGYNVIMRDIEDRFVEGGLKNIDKFLSKTVEKGKMTAEQKSAIMGRIKGTTDMGAMKDADFVVEVVVEVMDIKKKVFAELDEITKKDVILSSNTSSMSLTEIATATKRPDKVVGMHFFNPVPLMRLVEVIRGMQTSDETVAATIDLTKKFGKEPVEVKVDVPGFLVNRLMVPHFIEAIKLYEQGIASKEDIDKAAKLGLNYPMGPFELMDLTGLDINLHVQQYFYDNLPKELKWDPPLTLKNLVKAGSLGRKSGKGWYDYSK
- a CDS encoding lipopolysaccharide kinase InaA family protein, yielding MLVLKSIESGRYRVYLSSEGYDVIDLIKGLENTPVSIKKGRAGIKIFYVNNIKIACRQYRHGGLLRKFTGDFFISKKRAIQEMEVLLYLFSSGIPAVRPVSVIEERNGFFKRLYILTIFEDNTENLLEFLSHAQRKTRMRMAKKLAILFFMLESAGIYHPDLHLDNILVKVNTPSIGQAGLYDVLLMDFDRAVKKTIKAGDMEKMFWRLNRYIEKMEKKGKLRLDGNEKILFLRTYERLAGRALLESMRRGSRKRSFISRIGWAIESLLYKT
- a CDS encoding MBL fold metallo-hydrolase; amino-acid sequence: MIFSGKGYIENNLYVTGFAWSPAYLIDGDVPVIFESGFHCMARIYEADIRQVIENKMPQYLFITHVHYDHCGATSYLRKAFPSIRVAASQRAAEIIQRPNAQSLMSSLSKNAYGIISSMENVDKKMLLQDYFEPFSIDMTLKDMDRIYVCHGITVQVFETPGHTRDMLSYYIPEKKILIATESTGCRSQTGHIVTEFLVDFEKYITSLKRLSMLDIDVLCQGHHFVFTGDDVRRHLDESLKSAQRFRDNVISFLKEEGGSVDRVVEIVKAMEYDTNPGPKQPEKAYLLNLRTRVAHIAQSLSSVK